One window of the Rhizorhabdus dicambivorans genome contains the following:
- a CDS encoding nuclear transport factor 2 family protein, giving the protein MNRDELLDTLIAEREIRQLAHTLSRYVDRGNIEGMRSMFHPDAVAEYGFNKTKTVDEFLDHFKVQITTLTGVQHHITTSNIRVEGDYAEAENYAIAHCDIKASGMTVVIGGRYLDKLERRDGVWKIAHRIGLEDWSVKTPAPPPGANDLVGVIPRGALGEADPAYGFFRLIK; this is encoded by the coding sequence ATGAATCGTGATGAACTGCTCGATACGCTGATTGCGGAGCGCGAAATACGGCAACTGGCGCACACCCTGTCACGCTATGTCGATCGCGGAAATATCGAGGGCATGCGTAGCATGTTCCACCCGGATGCAGTGGCCGAATATGGGTTCAACAAGACCAAGACCGTCGATGAGTTTCTAGACCACTTCAAGGTCCAGATCACCACGCTCACGGGCGTCCAGCACCATATCACTACCAGCAATATCCGCGTCGAGGGCGACTATGCCGAGGCAGAGAATTATGCCATCGCGCATTGCGACATCAAGGCTAGCGGAATGACGGTCGTCATCGGCGGGCGCTATCTCGACAAGCTGGAGCGGCGTGACGGGGTGTGGAAGATCGCGCACCGCATCGGCCTCGAGGACTGGTCGGTGAAGACGCCCGCTCCGCCGCCGGGTGCCAATGATCTGGTGGGTGTCATCCCGAGGGGCGCGCTTGGCGAGGCCGACCCTGCATATGGCTTTTTCAGGCTGATCAAATAG
- a CDS encoding NADPH-dependent FMN reductase, whose amino-acid sequence MAKFTVATLVASTRTGSINRRLAKAIERLSPADLRFVDVPMYDMPHYHGDLEKDRPKSVVDFTRAIADSDAVSIVTPEFNRSIPGVLKNAIDWGSKPFAENIWRDKVVGMTGASPGAIGTAIGQQHLRQVLSILGAFVLPGEVYIGFKSPDMIDTDGNVADPTVEDFLRAYALRFHAFIERMRR is encoded by the coding sequence ATGGCCAAATTCACTGTCGCGACGCTGGTGGCGAGCACCCGCACGGGTTCGATAAACCGGCGCCTTGCCAAGGCGATCGAACGACTGTCGCCGGCGGATCTCCGCTTCGTCGACGTACCGATGTACGATATGCCGCACTATCATGGGGATCTCGAAAAGGATCGCCCGAAATCGGTCGTCGATTTCACGCGCGCGATTGCGGACTCGGATGCGGTATCGATCGTTACGCCCGAGTTCAATCGCTCGATCCCCGGCGTCCTGAAAAATGCGATCGACTGGGGTTCAAAGCCCTTTGCGGAGAATATCTGGCGGGACAAGGTGGTCGGGATGACGGGCGCCAGTCCGGGCGCCATCGGCACTGCGATCGGGCAGCAGCATCTGCGCCAGGTCCTGTCGATCCTGGGGGCGTTCGTATTGCCGGGCGAAGTCTATATCGGCTTCAAGTCGCCCGACATGATCGACACGGATGGCAATGTGGCGGATCCGACGGTCGAAGATTTCCTGCGCGCCTATGCGCTGCGCTTTCATGCCTTCATCGAACGGATGCGGCGATAG
- a CDS encoding SDR family NAD(P)-dependent oxidoreductase, translating into MELGLKGRTALITGASQGIGYAIASGLAKEGVNVALLARNREKLEAAAAKLTDEHGIAVECVSADISCAESVQSAVETLRATATFKSLNIIVHNAGVPATSPESQLHWDDPAWREVIEVKALGGLRLVRAVLTMIPTDGSGRVINVTGATGAAVLKPGLLHGAANAALIQATGYLAAELAAQSINVNAIIPGLVGTENRRKWLQGIAQTVAKPAEDVLTGLSKELGIVTGRWAEMSEIADLVTFLASDRASYINGAKIPIDGGLTLNMRGR; encoded by the coding sequence ATGGAACTTGGCTTGAAAGGGCGCACGGCGCTGATCACGGGCGCCAGCCAGGGGATAGGCTACGCTATTGCATCCGGCCTAGCCAAAGAGGGCGTTAATGTAGCGCTGCTTGCCCGCAACAGGGAGAAGCTGGAAGCAGCCGCTGCGAAACTGACCGATGAGCATGGTATCGCGGTCGAATGCGTTTCTGCAGACATCAGCTGTGCAGAAAGCGTTCAAAGCGCGGTGGAGACACTACGCGCAACCGCGACCTTCAAATCCCTGAATATCATCGTCCATAATGCGGGCGTACCCGCGACATCCCCGGAAAGCCAGCTTCATTGGGACGATCCGGCGTGGCGCGAGGTGATCGAGGTCAAGGCTCTGGGAGGACTGCGCCTCGTACGGGCCGTGCTGACGATGATCCCGACGGACGGTAGTGGGCGCGTGATCAACGTCACTGGTGCGACAGGGGCCGCGGTCCTGAAGCCGGGCCTGCTGCATGGGGCGGCGAACGCCGCGCTGATCCAGGCGACCGGATATCTGGCGGCCGAGTTGGCGGCGCAATCGATCAATGTGAACGCGATCATACCGGGGCTAGTGGGTACGGAAAACCGCAGAAAATGGCTGCAGGGAATAGCGCAGACCGTCGCGAAGCCCGCCGAGGATGTTTTGACCGGCCTCAGCAAGGAGCTTGGCATAGTGACGGGGCGCTGGGCGGAAATGAGCGAGATTGCCGACCTCGTGACCTTTCTGGCGTCCGATCGCGCGAGCTATATCAACGGGGCCAAAATCCCGATCGACGGCGGCCTTACGCTCAACATGCGAGGCCGCTGA
- a CDS encoding GntR family transcriptional regulator, giving the protein MKLQLKSAGRVVKQQKQLLHERAADTMRNMIIEGEILPGSRMPEIELCTLLGISRTPLREALKVLASEGLLILTPQRGAMVTDLNVDQLDATVEAVAYLEASAARIACRKAEDRELKEIASYHSQMVDAVESGNIKRYFRANQDFHVAIANASHNPLLIEMHTRANAHLMRHRYQTIDKIPDSLRDEFIQQHGDIAVALLARDADAADRAVLRHLDLVGQAASSSTS; this is encoded by the coding sequence GTGAAGCTGCAGCTAAAATCCGCGGGCCGGGTGGTGAAGCAGCAGAAGCAGTTGCTGCATGAACGCGCGGCCGACACGATGCGGAATATGATCATAGAGGGAGAAATCCTCCCCGGATCGCGCATGCCGGAAATCGAGCTGTGCACGCTTCTCGGCATCTCGCGGACGCCATTGCGCGAAGCGCTGAAGGTGTTGGCCTCAGAAGGCCTGCTGATATTGACGCCGCAGCGCGGGGCGATGGTCACGGACCTCAACGTCGATCAGCTTGATGCAACCGTTGAGGCGGTGGCATATCTGGAAGCCTCGGCAGCGCGCATTGCATGCCGCAAGGCCGAAGACCGCGAATTGAAGGAGATCGCATCCTACCACAGCCAGATGGTGGATGCAGTCGAAAGCGGCAACATCAAACGGTATTTCCGGGCCAATCAGGACTTCCATGTCGCGATTGCGAATGCCTCCCACAATCCCCTGTTGATCGAGATGCATACGCGCGCCAACGCGCATCTGATGCGTCATCGCTATCAGACGATCGACAAGATCCCGGACAGCCTGCGCGACGAATTCATCCAGCAACATGGTGATATCGCCGTCGCGCTGCTCGCTCGTGACGCCGACGCCGCCGATCGCGCGGTGCTCCGCCATCTTGACCTGGTCGGTCAAGCCGCCAGCAGCTCAACGAGCTAA
- a CDS encoding MBL fold metallo-hydrolase, with amino-acid sequence MRVLVAAAGLTLAFPGAQAYGEGGAGLHRSMLKVVPLGDGAHVVTGGITNTGFVVGKDGVVVIDAQMLDADAVAMQREIRARTDLPLRAIILTHSDPDHINGLPAWPRGIMVIAQENTLSEMTDTVAGKQFYARPQPPVPADLKSYLPTELVRHSRTLTVGGISVVLTHLAAGHTDGDLVAWFPAQRVAFVGDLLTGGDPNLPDRGPYPVINLEKFGSSAGWLKVMKAALALNARVYVGGHGSAQVDRDQLKAMILATERRRDEVEKLFKAGKQLSEIRAILKDPPPSPPLFFPTFVEIVYAELLRA; translated from the coding sequence ATGCGCGTGCTCGTTGCCGCGGCTGGCCTGACTCTGGCCTTTCCCGGCGCACAGGCATACGGCGAAGGCGGAGCTGGCCTGCACCGCAGCATGCTCAAGGTGGTCCCCCTGGGCGACGGCGCCCATGTCGTGACCGGCGGGATAACGAACACCGGATTCGTCGTCGGCAAGGATGGGGTGGTGGTGATCGACGCCCAGATGCTCGACGCCGATGCCGTGGCTATGCAGCGCGAAATCCGGGCACGGACCGACCTTCCGCTGCGCGCCATCATCCTGACGCATAGCGATCCGGATCATATCAACGGCCTGCCGGCCTGGCCGCGCGGCATCATGGTGATCGCACAGGAAAATACGCTATCGGAAATGACCGACACCGTCGCTGGCAAGCAATTTTACGCCCGCCCCCAGCCGCCCGTCCCCGCCGATCTCAAATCCTATCTGCCGACCGAACTGGTCCGGCACTCCCGGACGCTGACGGTGGGGGGAATCAGCGTTGTGTTGACCCACCTTGCCGCCGGCCATACCGACGGGGATCTCGTCGCATGGTTTCCGGCGCAACGCGTAGCGTTCGTCGGCGACCTGTTGACCGGAGGCGATCCGAATCTGCCGGATCGCGGTCCCTATCCGGTCATCAACCTGGAGAAATTCGGTTCGTCGGCAGGCTGGCTGAAGGTCATGAAAGCCGCCCTGGCGCTCAATGCCCGGGTCTATGTCGGTGGCCATGGCAGCGCGCAGGTCGATCGCGACCAGCTGAAGGCGATGATCCTGGCGACCGAGCGGCGCCGGGACGAGGTCGAGAAGCTTTTCAAAGCGGGCAAGCAGCTTTCGGAGATCAGGGCGATCCTGAAAGACCCTCCGCCCTCCCCGCCGCTCTTCTTCCCGACCTTCGTCGAAATCGTATATGCCGAGTTGCTGCGCGCGTAG
- a CDS encoding TonB-dependent receptor encodes MKKLNSRTIWCLTASLLAMPGYAFGQSPSAQTQQGDRAPVDPGDTDATGVQDIVVTATRRLESQQLVPSVVTAFSAESLVAQGVTTVSELSRIVPGLQVQRAGAANNLYLRGVGTNTAGFNAESPVAVYLDGLYLPNAGSSPFSFNNIERIEVLKGPQGTLYGRNSTGGLVNVITRNPGREFKLDASVGYANYDTFNANLYASAPLGDDLAANIAVTHTNQADGWGRNTVDGSDLFTNKETGLQGKLRWTPGDKTTIQLQGAYVDVKTDQGNVNSVYPGSIGLDGNGFLGEYVAGDRRTPFVDSKFRAASLKIEHDLGPVSLMSLTGYIDAQALSLLNRFGIPGAFVGQGTVWSDIYGRSKTFSQELQLTSNPDDDSPFSWIAGLYYFHDNTTTRFDTLTPCAGNTAASCIRLPGNAAPSRTAARATTRSYAAYGEGTYKLTPSTRVTLGARYTRDDKGLSGLISYLQGRPNSITVGPPGLPQPVSPGLPTATLPAIPTSKTYSKPTFKVVLAQDLEEDVHAYASYNTGFRAGTYNVTSFSNPPIPPETLDAFELGIKSDLFGRVLRLNAAVFYMDYKKIQLRTSAPPAPVGSVIIYSASSAKIKGVDLDFELVPARGLSITGSMEYLDTRYGTLLSQCSVPPGAGPNGGGNRTIVPCNNSGHRMPYAPRFSYTLGFNYTFETQVGSFNFGVSDAYKSKMFWDPANRLSQKAFHLVNASTTWTSSNEKFDVQLFVRNLTGKYYLVAGSETSADLHVPGAPRTYGIKLGVHF; translated from the coding sequence ATGAAGAAATTGAACTCGCGGACGATATGGTGCCTCACCGCGTCGCTGCTCGCCATGCCTGGGTACGCCTTTGGCCAGTCGCCATCGGCTCAGACGCAGCAGGGCGACCGGGCGCCCGTTGACCCCGGCGATACCGATGCGACCGGCGTGCAGGACATCGTCGTGACGGCAACGCGTCGTTTGGAAAGCCAGCAGCTAGTACCTTCGGTGGTCACCGCCTTTTCGGCCGAAAGCCTTGTGGCGCAGGGCGTGACCACAGTCAGCGAACTCTCGCGGATCGTGCCGGGCCTGCAGGTCCAGCGCGCCGGCGCCGCGAACAACCTGTATCTGCGGGGCGTGGGCACCAATACGGCCGGGTTCAATGCGGAGTCACCCGTCGCGGTCTATCTCGATGGCCTCTACCTTCCCAATGCCGGCTCCAGTCCATTCTCGTTCAACAACATCGAACGGATCGAGGTTCTCAAGGGGCCGCAGGGGACGCTGTACGGACGCAACTCTACTGGCGGCCTTGTCAACGTCATAACCCGCAATCCGGGCCGTGAGTTCAAACTCGACGCTTCGGTCGGCTATGCCAATTACGATACGTTCAACGCCAATCTCTACGCATCCGCGCCGCTCGGCGACGATCTGGCAGCGAACATCGCCGTCACCCACACCAACCAGGCCGACGGTTGGGGCCGGAATACAGTTGATGGGAGCGACCTGTTCACGAACAAGGAAACGGGTCTCCAGGGCAAGCTGCGGTGGACGCCAGGGGATAAAACAACGATCCAGCTGCAAGGCGCCTATGTCGATGTGAAGACCGATCAGGGCAATGTGAACTCTGTCTATCCGGGCTCGATCGGTCTCGATGGCAATGGGTTCCTCGGCGAATATGTCGCAGGCGACCGCCGCACCCCGTTCGTCGACTCGAAATTCCGGGCCGCTTCGCTGAAGATAGAGCATGATCTCGGCCCGGTCTCTCTGATGAGCCTGACCGGCTATATCGATGCGCAGGCGCTCTCGCTGCTAAACCGGTTCGGCATTCCGGGCGCCTTTGTGGGGCAGGGCACCGTCTGGTCGGATATCTATGGGCGTAGCAAAACCTTCAGCCAGGAACTCCAGCTGACCTCCAATCCCGATGACGACTCGCCCTTCAGCTGGATCGCCGGGCTCTATTATTTCCATGACAATACGACGACGCGATTCGACACGCTTACGCCATGTGCCGGTAACACCGCGGCGAGCTGCATCCGCCTGCCCGGCAATGCCGCACCGAGCCGGACCGCAGCACGCGCCACCACGCGCTCCTACGCGGCCTATGGGGAGGGTACCTATAAGCTCACGCCATCGACCCGTGTGACCCTGGGAGCGCGCTACACGCGCGACGACAAGGGCCTGAGCGGGCTCATCTCCTATCTTCAGGGTCGTCCCAACAGCATCACCGTCGGTCCACCCGGACTGCCACAGCCGGTCTCGCCCGGGTTGCCGACGGCGACGCTGCCCGCGATCCCGACCTCGAAGACCTATTCGAAACCGACCTTCAAGGTGGTGCTGGCACAGGATCTGGAAGAGGATGTCCATGCCTATGCATCGTACAATACGGGCTTCCGGGCCGGGACCTACAATGTCACATCGTTCAGCAATCCGCCCATCCCACCCGAGACGCTCGACGCGTTCGAACTCGGCATCAAGTCGGATTTGTTCGGGCGCGTTCTTCGCCTCAACGCCGCAGTTTTCTACATGGATTACAAGAAGATCCAGCTGCGCACCTCGGCGCCCCCGGCTCCCGTAGGGTCGGTGATCATCTACAGCGCAAGCTCAGCGAAGATCAAAGGCGTGGATCTCGATTTCGAACTCGTGCCGGCCCGTGGCCTGTCGATCACTGGCAGCATGGAATATCTGGACACGCGTTATGGAACCTTGCTGTCGCAATGCTCGGTCCCCCCCGGCGCAGGCCCTAATGGAGGCGGCAACAGGACGATCGTGCCATGCAACAATAGTGGCCACCGCATGCCTTATGCTCCGAGATTCTCCTACACGCTGGGTTTCAACTATACCTTCGAGACACAAGTCGGATCGTTCAATTTCGGCGTCAGCGATGCCTATAAGAGCAAGATGTTCTGGGATCCCGCTAACCGCTTATCGCAGAAGGCGTTCCACCTCGTAAACGCATCGACCACCTGGACCTCCTCGAACGAGAAGTTCGATGTTCAGCTGTTCGTGCGCAATCTGACCGGCAAATATTATCTGGTCGCGGGCTCCGAAACGAGCGCCGACCTGCATGTGCCCGGCGCGCCGAGGACCTATGGCATCAAGCTGGGGGTTCATTTCTGA
- a CDS encoding TonB-dependent receptor, translating into MSGVRSAGQLAKLAPSLKIDQSAGASDLRIRIRGFGSPGATATDPAVAAYMNGSYLARPGILFTSFLDIASVEVLSGPQGTLFGRNASMGAISVTTNAPSTGATTAEVKAEAGSYGTFSGTVIANIPAGENVALRFAGNATHTDGIFHNRQDGKTYGKNNAYIGRLSLKWEAAPNLSVTLTGDAAKSDGDGVYTFTGAPNATPGQVAAFTSLLAAFGRTPPVLTTSPSRNVNQVMGNPFLRDRNWGAAANIDWQVSPIVNARLISSYRDWDNKQRVMDSIGTTLRLLNVYLENRSQSQSHELQLVSDKGAFLDGKLSLTAGAYYGREKYHYGVAFNLGADWCPILFSAVAAACSAGPQERAGFLDFDQTSRSLAFYTQANYRILPALELALGARYTWDRKSASLLTTVPNAIGVAPLARPESHPNLRFKDDRPSFRASLSWDVTDQVMVFGTFSTGYKSGGFNSGITNAPLTPALRTFASETVKDWQLGVKSKFLDGRARFNATLFRTTLDNFQDRSFNGTAFIIRNSGDVRSQGVDLDGEVVGPAGLHLSFGATYLDAKYVDNSNAPGREGCTGTPTCPLVQDLSGAPVPYASDWQGYVGVGWTSPAFGDGHKVTVRATQNFTSSFLSSNTNNPSSKLAGYSTTDVLLSVAADQDRWRLDLFGTNIFDKRYFVSTTAQILGALFGVNDPATGATLYRGFTGDPARYGVRIALKY; encoded by the coding sequence ATGTCGGGTGTGCGAAGTGCAGGCCAGTTGGCGAAGCTCGCGCCGTCGCTCAAAATCGATCAATCCGCCGGGGCATCCGATCTTCGTATCAGAATCAGGGGCTTTGGCTCACCCGGCGCCACCGCAACGGATCCCGCCGTGGCAGCCTATATGAACGGCTCCTATCTCGCCCGGCCTGGCATCCTTTTCACGTCTTTTCTCGATATTGCCAGCGTCGAGGTACTGAGCGGTCCGCAGGGCACGCTTTTCGGCCGCAACGCCTCGATGGGCGCGATTTCGGTGACGACCAATGCGCCGTCGACGGGCGCCACCACAGCAGAGGTCAAAGCGGAAGCGGGAAGTTATGGCACCTTCTCCGGAACGGTCATCGCGAATATCCCCGCCGGCGAGAATGTGGCCCTGCGCTTTGCGGGTAATGCGACGCATACCGACGGCATTTTCCACAACCGGCAGGATGGCAAAACCTATGGCAAGAATAACGCCTATATCGGCCGCCTTTCGCTGAAATGGGAGGCTGCGCCCAACCTCAGCGTCACGCTGACCGGGGACGCCGCGAAGTCGGACGGTGATGGCGTGTACACTTTCACGGGGGCGCCCAATGCCACGCCCGGACAGGTCGCCGCCTTCACATCGTTACTCGCCGCGTTCGGGCGAACTCCGCCGGTCCTTACAACGTCGCCGTCCCGAAATGTAAATCAGGTGATGGGCAACCCGTTCCTGCGTGATCGCAATTGGGGGGCTGCAGCGAATATCGATTGGCAGGTATCGCCGATTGTCAACGCGCGGCTCATCAGTAGCTACCGCGATTGGGACAACAAGCAGCGGGTGATGGACTCTATCGGCACCACACTGCGTCTGCTCAACGTCTATCTCGAGAACCGCAGCCAGTCGCAGAGCCACGAACTGCAACTGGTATCCGACAAGGGCGCCTTCCTCGACGGCAAGCTGAGCCTGACGGCCGGCGCCTATTATGGGCGCGAAAAATATCATTATGGTGTGGCGTTCAACCTCGGCGCCGACTGGTGCCCGATCCTGTTTTCGGCGGTAGCCGCGGCATGTTCCGCCGGACCGCAGGAGCGGGCGGGCTTTCTCGATTTCGATCAGACCTCGCGTAGCCTCGCATTCTACACCCAGGCCAACTATCGCATTCTTCCGGCGCTCGAACTGGCGCTGGGCGCACGCTATACCTGGGACAGGAAGTCGGCGTCACTGCTTACCACGGTGCCCAATGCGATCGGGGTCGCGCCACTCGCCCGGCCGGAAAGCCATCCCAATCTGCGGTTCAAGGATGACCGTCCGTCCTTCCGAGCATCGCTGTCCTGGGATGTCACCGATCAGGTAATGGTTTTCGGCACCTTTTCCACGGGCTACAAGTCCGGCGGCTTCAATTCCGGCATCACCAATGCCCCATTGACGCCCGCCCTGCGCACCTTCGCGTCGGAAACCGTTAAGGACTGGCAGCTCGGCGTCAAATCGAAATTCCTCGATGGGCGGGCGCGATTCAATGCCACGCTGTTCCGGACCACGCTCGACAATTTCCAGGACAGGTCGTTCAACGGAACGGCGTTCATCATCCGCAATTCCGGCGACGTCCGCTCGCAGGGCGTCGATCTGGACGGCGAGGTCGTCGGCCCCGCCGGCCTGCATCTGAGCTTCGGTGCGACCTATCTCGATGCCAAATATGTCGACAACAGCAATGCTCCGGGGCGCGAGGGTTGCACCGGCACCCCGACCTGCCCGCTGGTGCAGGACCTTTCGGGCGCTCCCGTGCCCTATGCCTCCGATTGGCAGGGCTATGTCGGGGTCGGCTGGACCAGCCCCGCCTTTGGCGACGGCCACAAGGTAACGGTAAGAGCGACCCAGAACTTCACGTCGAGCTTCCTGAGCTCGAACACCAACAATCCCTCATCGAAACTGGCGGGTTATTCGACAACCGACGTCCTGCTGAGCGTCGCGGCGGACCAGGATCGGTGGCGGCTGGACCTGTTCGGCACGAACATATTCGACAAACGCTATTTCGTCAGCACGACGGCCCAGATTCTCGGCGCGCTCTTCGGCGTCAATGATCCGGCCACCGGCGCCACCCTCTACCGCGGCTTCACCGGTGATCCGGCGCGGTACGGCGTGCGCATCGCGCTGAAATACTGA
- a CDS encoding MFS transporter, with protein MRRWFVVGLLSLIFAIGIVDRVILSMMIGPIKSDLQLSDSAFGLAQGAAVALFYLIFAVPFGWASDRFDHRWILFGGVTIWSLATAACALVRNFVDLFVARCLVGAGEAVIGPAGYPMIAGLVSRQQLALAMMLFYLGGNAGNALGQFIGGALLAVLSRNPSIDVWMLGDLAPWRLVFLLIGLPGIALAALIFIAPRSRAPRAGNDGPSQASKGEFAAFFRAHRRFYITHNVGVGLQQAALVATMLWNAAFMSRTYGWSPSEIGMTFGAILLASTSVAIVGHSWICARLFAAGQRDAYLRWQMCMSCLSVPALAFAYLWPTAAAACIGFALASLLNGGTVVAGPTILQIATPPRFRGRVSGIYVVVATLLGTAIGPAAVGLVTDHVLGDEGRIGIAIAICSITFCLGATACFATGLSATRRIVAEAGH; from the coding sequence TTGAGGCGTTGGTTCGTCGTAGGATTGCTGTCGCTAATCTTCGCGATCGGGATCGTTGATCGCGTCATCCTGTCGATGATGATCGGACCGATAAAGTCGGATCTCCAATTGAGCGACAGTGCGTTTGGGCTGGCCCAAGGTGCCGCAGTGGCGCTTTTCTACCTGATCTTCGCGGTTCCGTTCGGATGGGCTTCCGACCGGTTCGACCACCGCTGGATCCTGTTCGGCGGGGTGACGATCTGGAGTCTCGCGACCGCGGCCTGTGCTCTCGTCCGTAATTTCGTGGATCTCTTCGTCGCGCGTTGCCTCGTCGGCGCCGGTGAGGCGGTGATCGGTCCGGCCGGATATCCCATGATCGCAGGTCTGGTTTCTCGCCAACAGCTCGCACTGGCGATGATGCTCTTCTATCTGGGCGGAAATGCCGGCAATGCCCTCGGTCAGTTCATCGGCGGCGCGCTCCTCGCGGTGCTGTCCCGAAATCCATCGATCGACGTCTGGATGCTGGGCGATCTGGCCCCTTGGCGGTTGGTGTTTCTGCTGATCGGATTGCCGGGCATAGCATTGGCGGCGCTCATCTTCATCGCTCCGCGAAGCCGCGCGCCACGGGCGGGAAACGACGGCCCCAGCCAGGCCTCGAAAGGCGAGTTCGCGGCATTTTTCCGCGCGCATCGCCGCTTCTATATCACGCATAATGTCGGCGTCGGGCTGCAGCAGGCGGCGCTAGTCGCGACGATGTTGTGGAATGCGGCCTTCATGTCGCGGACCTATGGCTGGTCGCCGAGCGAGATCGGCATGACCTTCGGCGCCATATTGCTTGCCTCGACCTCCGTTGCCATCGTCGGTCATAGCTGGATCTGCGCGCGGCTTTTTGCCGCAGGGCAGAGAGATGCCTATCTGCGCTGGCAGATGTGCATGAGTTGTCTGTCGGTGCCGGCGCTTGCCTTCGCCTATCTATGGCCCACCGCCGCTGCGGCGTGCATTGGCTTCGCCCTGGCCAGCCTGTTGAACGGCGGCACCGTCGTCGCCGGACCCACGATATTGCAGATCGCCACCCCCCCGCGCTTCCGCGGGCGCGTGAGCGGCATCTATGTAGTCGTCGCGACGTTGCTGGGCACGGCGATTGGACCGGCGGCCGTAGGGCTCGTCACCGATCACGTGCTGGGCGATGAAGGCAGGATCGGCATCGCCATAGCGATCTGCTCGATCACCTTCTGCCTCGGCGCGACTGCGTGCTTCGCGACAGGACTTTCCGCGACCCGCCGAATAGTCGCCGAGGCTGGCCACTGA